A genomic segment from Neisseria perflava encodes:
- the rpsO gene encoding 30S ribosomal protein S15: MALTVEQKAQIVKDFQRKEGDTGSSEVQVALLTFRINDLTPHFKANPKDHHSRRGLLKMVSQRRRLLSYLRRTQPDTYRTLITRLGLRK, translated from the coding sequence ATGGCATTGACCGTAGAACAAAAAGCACAAATTGTTAAAGATTTCCAACGCAAAGAAGGCGATACCGGTTCTTCTGAAGTACAAGTCGCTCTGTTGACTTTCCGTATCAACGACCTGACTCCTCACTTCAAAGCCAACCCTAAAGACCACCACAGCCGTCGCGGCCTGTTGAAAATGGTTAGCCAACGTCGTCGCCTGCTGTCTTACCTGCGCCGTACTCAGCCTGATACTTACCGTACACTGATTACCCGCCTGGGTCTGCGTAAATAA
- a CDS encoding formylglycine-generating enzyme family protein has translation MKLIQLLLLGSALICGNTFAAEMVKIEGGSYRPLYLKKETSLIKVKPFQLDKYPVTNAEFAEFVNTHPQWQKGKISSRHAEKAYLKHWVKNGSNSFAPKASELKHPVTNVSWFAANAYCVSKGKRLPTIDEWEFAGLASATQKDGSAEPGYNRTILDWYADGGRNGLRDIGKNKPNYWGVYDMHGLIWEWTEDFNSSLLSSGNADTQMFCSGASVGSSDPSNYAAFLRYGIRTSLQSKYVLNNLGFRCASK, from the coding sequence ATGAAACTCATACAACTCCTCCTCTTAGGCAGTGCCTTAATCTGCGGCAATACATTTGCTGCCGAAATGGTAAAAATCGAAGGAGGCAGCTACCGTCCTCTCTATCTCAAAAAAGAAACTTCCCTTATTAAAGTCAAACCCTTCCAGCTTGACAAATATCCGGTGACTAATGCTGAGTTTGCCGAATTTGTGAACACGCATCCGCAATGGCAAAAAGGCAAAATCAGTTCCAGACATGCTGAAAAAGCTTACCTGAAACATTGGGTAAAGAACGGCAGCAACAGTTTTGCTCCTAAAGCCAGCGAACTCAAACATCCGGTAACCAATGTTTCATGGTTCGCCGCGAATGCTTACTGTGTTTCCAAAGGTAAACGCCTGCCGACTATTGACGAGTGGGAATTTGCAGGCTTGGCTTCTGCCACTCAAAAAGACGGCTCTGCCGAGCCTGGCTATAACCGCACCATCTTGGATTGGTATGCAGACGGCGGTCGCAACGGTCTGCGCGACATCGGTAAAAACAAACCCAACTACTGGGGCGTATACGATATGCACGGCCTGATTTGGGAATGGACTGAAGACTTCAACAGCAGCCTGCTCTCGTCAGGCAATGCCGATACGCAAATGTTTTGCAGTGGCGCATCCGTAGGTTCCAGCGATCCATCAAATTACGCCGCCTTCCTGCGCTACGGCATCCGCACCAGCCTGCAGTCCAAATATGTTTTAAATAACTTAGGCTTCCGTTGCGCAAGCAAATAA
- the nirK gene encoding copper-containing nitrite reductase: MKRQTLAALIASVFALAACGEQAAKPAETPAATASAEAPATSNSQAAAETPSSELPVIDAIVTHAPEVPPATDRDHPAKVRVKMETVEKTMTMEDGVEYHYWTFNGDVPGQMIRVREGDTVEVEFSNNPSSTVPHNVDFHAATGQGGGAEATFTAPGHTSTFSFKALQAGLYIYHCAVAPVGMHIANGMYGLILVEPKEGLPKVDKEFYIVQGDFYTKGKKGAQGLQPFDMDKAIAEQPEYVVFNGHVGSIAGDNALKAKAGETVRMYVGNGGPNLVSSFHVIGEIFDKVYVEGGKLINENVQSTVIPAGGAAMIEFKVDIPGSYTLVDHSIFRAFNKGALGQLKVEGDENPEIMTKKLSDTVYQPAGAATSAPAAASGASEAAK; this comes from the coding sequence ATGAAACGCCAAACCTTAGCCGCACTTATCGCTTCTGTATTTGCACTGGCCGCATGCGGCGAGCAAGCTGCTAAACCTGCTGAAACTCCAGCTGCTACCGCTTCTGCTGAAGCTCCTGCTACTTCCAACTCACAAGCTGCTGCAGAAACTCCTTCTTCAGAACTGCCTGTAATCGATGCCATCGTAACTCACGCTCCGGAAGTTCCACCTGCAACTGATCGCGACCATCCGGCTAAAGTACGCGTTAAAATGGAAACCGTCGAAAAGACCATGACCATGGAAGACGGTGTTGAATACCACTACTGGACATTCAACGGCGACGTTCCAGGTCAAATGATCCGTGTACGCGAAGGCGATACCGTAGAAGTAGAATTCTCTAACAATCCTTCTTCTACCGTTCCTCATAACGTTGACTTCCACGCTGCAACCGGTCAAGGTGGTGGTGCAGAAGCTACCTTTACTGCTCCTGGCCACACTTCTACCTTCAGCTTCAAAGCACTGCAAGCTGGTTTGTACATCTACCACTGTGCCGTTGCTCCTGTAGGTATGCACATCGCCAACGGTATGTACGGTTTGATCTTGGTTGAACCTAAAGAAGGTCTGCCTAAAGTGGACAAAGAGTTCTACATCGTACAAGGTGACTTCTATACTAAAGGTAAAAAAGGTGCTCAAGGCCTGCAACCTTTCGATATGGATAAAGCGATTGCTGAACAACCTGAATACGTTGTATTCAACGGTCACGTAGGCTCTATCGCCGGCGACAATGCCCTGAAAGCTAAAGCTGGTGAAACTGTTCGTATGTACGTTGGTAACGGTGGTCCTAACTTGGTATCTTCTTTCCACGTTATCGGCGAAATCTTCGACAAAGTATATGTTGAAGGTGGTAAACTGATTAACGAAAACGTACAAAGCACTGTGATTCCTGCCGGTGGCGCCGCCATGATCGAATTCAAAGTCGATATTCCAGGCAGCTACACTTTGGTTGACCACTCTATCTTCCGTGCGTTCAACAAAGGTGCTTTGGGTCAATTGAAAGTTGAGGGTGACGAAAACCCTGAAATCATGACCAAAAAACTGAGCGACACCGTTTACCAACCTGCCGGTGCTGCCACTTCTGCTCCAGCAGCTGCGTCTGGTGCTTCTGAAGCCGCTAAATAA
- a CDS encoding nitric-oxide reductase large subunit, with amino-acid sequence MGQYKKLWYLLFAVLAVCFTILGYMGSEVYKKAPPYPEQVVSASGKVLMTKDDILAGQSAWQTTGGMEVGSVLGHGAYQAPDWTADWLHRELVAWLDLTAQETYGKKFDEVSPEEQAVLKTRLADEYRNQSRVKEDGSVVVSETRVKAIESILPYYHGVYSDDPKFQTTREHFAMKNNTLPSPEAREKLFNFFFWTSWSASTNRPDETFTYTNNWPHEPLINNVPTTENYMWSFTSVVLLLMGIGLLMWGYSFLTKHEEVEVPTEDPISKVQLTPSQKALGKYVFLTVALFVVQVLLGGLTAHYTVEGQGFYGIDTALGFEMADWFPYALTRTWHIQSAIFWIATGFLTAGLFLAPIVNGGKDPKFQRAGVNFLYIALFIVVGGSYAGNFFALTHIIPPELNFWFGHQGYEYLDLGRFWQLLLMVGLLLWLFLMLRCTISAFKEKGTDKNLLAIFVASMVGVGVFYAPGLFYGEKSPIAVMEYWRWWVVHLWVEGFFEVFATAAFAFIFYNMGFVRRSTATASTLAAAAIFMLGGIPGTLHHLYFSGSTSASMAIGACFSALEVVPLILLGREAYEHWSYQHLSDWAKRLRWPLMCFVAVAFWNMIGAGVFGFLINPPISLFYIQGLNTTAVHAHAALFGVYGFLALGFVLLVARYLKPNAQFDDKLMTWGFWLLNGGLVGMIAISLLPVGVIQAYASITHGLWYARSEEFLQMEILDTLRWVRTAADLIFIGGAVCVAIQATKIVFSRDK; translated from the coding sequence ATGGGACAGTACAAGAAGCTTTGGTACTTGCTGTTTGCCGTGCTGGCAGTATGCTTTACCATTCTTGGTTATATGGGTAGCGAAGTCTATAAAAAGGCTCCGCCATACCCTGAACAAGTCGTTTCTGCATCCGGCAAAGTCCTGATGACCAAAGACGATATTTTGGCAGGTCAATCTGCATGGCAAACTACCGGCGGTATGGAAGTTGGCTCTGTATTGGGTCACGGTGCATACCAAGCTCCGGACTGGACTGCCGACTGGCTGCACCGCGAGCTGGTTGCATGGTTGGATCTGACTGCGCAAGAAACTTACGGCAAAAAATTTGACGAAGTTTCTCCTGAAGAACAAGCTGTTCTGAAAACCCGTTTGGCTGACGAATACCGCAACCAAAGCCGTGTTAAGGAAGATGGTTCTGTCGTTGTCAGCGAAACCCGCGTGAAAGCGATCGAAAGCATCCTGCCTTACTACCACGGTGTGTACAGCGACGATCCTAAGTTCCAAACCACTCGCGAACACTTTGCAATGAAAAACAACACATTGCCAAGCCCAGAAGCGCGTGAAAAACTGTTCAACTTCTTCTTCTGGACTTCTTGGTCTGCTTCGACCAACCGTCCTGACGAAACTTTTACCTACACAAACAACTGGCCGCACGAGCCTTTGATCAACAACGTACCGACTACTGAAAACTATATGTGGTCTTTCACCAGCGTGGTATTGTTGCTGATGGGTATCGGCTTGCTGATGTGGGGTTACTCTTTCTTGACCAAACATGAAGAGGTTGAAGTACCTACTGAAGATCCTATCTCTAAAGTACAACTGACTCCTTCTCAAAAAGCGTTGGGCAAATATGTATTCCTGACTGTTGCGCTGTTTGTCGTACAAGTACTGTTGGGTGGTTTGACCGCTCACTATACTGTCGAAGGTCAAGGCTTCTACGGTATCGATACCGCCTTGGGCTTTGAAATGGCCGACTGGTTCCCATATGCGCTGACCCGTACTTGGCACATCCAATCCGCTATTTTCTGGATTGCAACCGGCTTCCTGACAGCAGGTCTGTTCTTGGCTCCGATTGTGAACGGCGGTAAAGATCCTAAATTCCAACGTGCCGGTGTGAACTTCCTGTACATCGCTCTGTTCATCGTAGTCGGCGGTTCTTACGCAGGTAACTTCTTTGCTTTGACTCACATCATTCCACCTGAGCTGAACTTCTGGTTCGGTCACCAAGGTTACGAATACTTGGATTTGGGTCGCTTCTGGCAACTTCTGCTGATGGTTGGCTTGCTGTTGTGGCTGTTCCTGATGCTGCGTTGCACCATCTCCGCCTTTAAAGAAAAAGGTACAGACAAAAACCTGTTGGCTATCTTCGTAGCTTCTATGGTTGGTGTGGGTGTGTTCTACGCTCCTGGCCTGTTCTACGGTGAAAAATCTCCAATCGCTGTGATGGAATACTGGCGTTGGTGGGTGGTGCACCTGTGGGTAGAAGGCTTCTTCGAAGTGTTCGCTACTGCTGCCTTCGCATTCATTTTCTACAACATGGGCTTTGTCCGCCGTAGTACTGCTACTGCTTCTACTCTGGCCGCTGCCGCCATCTTCATGTTGGGCGGTATTCCAGGTACATTGCACCACTTGTACTTCTCCGGCTCTACCTCTGCCTCTATGGCAATCGGTGCATGTTTCTCCGCTTTGGAAGTTGTACCTTTGATTCTGCTGGGCCGTGAAGCTTACGAACACTGGTCTTACCAACACCTGTCCGACTGGGCGAAACGTCTGCGTTGGCCTTTGATGTGCTTCGTAGCAGTTGCCTTCTGGAACATGATCGGTGCCGGCGTATTCGGCTTCCTGATTAACCCACCGATTTCCCTGTTCTACATCCAAGGTCTGAACACTACTGCAGTTCACGCTCACGCGGCTCTGTTCGGTGTGTACGGTTTCTTGGCTCTGGGCTTCGTATTGCTGGTTGCACGCTACCTGAAACCTAATGCTCAATTTGACGACAAACTGATGACTTGGGGCTTCTGGCTGCTGAATGGCGGCCTGGTGGGTATGATTGCTATCAGCCTGTTGCCGGTCGGCGTGATTCAAGCTTACGCTTCTATCACTCATGGTCTGTGGTATGCACGTAGCGAAGAATTCCTGCAAATGGAAATTCTGGATACCCTGCGTTGGGTTCGTACCGCTGCTGACTTGATCTTCATCGGTGGTGCTGTCTGCGTTGCTATCCAAGCTACCAAAATCGTATTCAGCCGCGATAAATAA
- the prmB gene encoding 50S ribosomal protein L3 N(5)-glutamine methyltransferase gives MFNQAAQELTTVRDLLRFAVSRFNDAGLFFGHGSDNAHDEAAYLILHTLNLPLDMLEPYLDAKLLQSEKEEVLSIIERRAVEHIPAAYLTHQAWQGEFDFYVDERVIVPRSFIYELLGDGIRPWIEHDELVHRALDLCTGSGCLAIQMAHHYPDAQIDAVDLSLDALEVAAINIEDYGLEDRISLVHTDLFEGLDETYDLIVSNPPYVDAESVEALPDEYLHEPELALGSGEDGLDATRQIILQAAKYLNPKGVLLVEIGHNREVLEAAYPELPFTWLETSGGDGFVFLLTREQLLGEE, from the coding sequence ATGTTCAACCAAGCTGCTCAAGAGCTGACCACTGTTCGCGATTTATTGCGTTTTGCTGTCAGCCGTTTTAATGATGCCGGACTGTTTTTCGGACACGGGAGTGATAATGCCCATGACGAGGCAGCCTATCTGATTTTGCACACTTTGAACCTGCCTTTGGATATGTTGGAGCCTTATTTGGATGCCAAATTGTTGCAAAGTGAGAAGGAGGAAGTGTTGTCCATTATCGAGCGCCGCGCAGTTGAGCATATTCCTGCTGCGTATCTGACGCATCAGGCATGGCAGGGCGAGTTTGATTTTTATGTCGATGAGCGCGTTATCGTGCCTCGTTCTTTCATTTACGAATTGCTTGGTGACGGTATCCGTCCTTGGATTGAACACGATGAATTGGTGCATCGAGCTTTGGATTTGTGTACCGGTAGCGGTTGTTTAGCCATTCAAATGGCGCACCACTATCCCGACGCACAAATCGATGCCGTTGATTTGAGCTTGGATGCGTTGGAAGTGGCCGCCATCAATATCGAAGATTATGGCTTGGAAGACCGTATCAGCTTGGTGCATACTGATTTGTTTGAAGGTTTGGATGAAACCTACGACTTAATTGTTTCCAATCCGCCTTATGTTGATGCAGAATCTGTGGAAGCGTTGCCTGATGAATACCTACATGAGCCGGAATTGGCTTTGGGTAGTGGAGAAGATGGTTTGGATGCTACACGCCAAATCATTTTGCAGGCTGCGAAATATTTGAATCCGAAAGGTGTATTGCTGGTTGAAATCGGTCATAACCGTGAAGTATTGGAAGCAGCTTATCCGGAATTGCCGTTTACTTGGTTGGAAACCAGCGGTGGTGATGGGTTTGTATTCCTGTTGACCCGCGAGCAATTACTGGGTGAAGAATAG
- a CDS encoding toxin-antitoxin system YwqK family antitoxin translates to MPVAALAQQHTVYFNQNGKLTATMPSVAYVRQYKIEAGKAQVQDFYYPSMKKYSDPYEVPAGQIKVFVPALDNGTLTLWHFNGQKKMVGSYRNGKPHGEWVNWYPNGKKSAVMPYQNGLSEGVGSRYYRNGVKESEIQFKHDKANGHWKQWYSDGSPKTEMMMSNDKPTEIISWDENGRIVSELSIRNGKRSGIILDWYDDGAKKSELVYKDDQLVKKTFWDTDGYVLE, encoded by the coding sequence ATGCCCGTTGCCGCCCTTGCCCAGCAACATACCGTTTATTTCAATCAAAACGGTAAACTGACGGCGACCATGCCTTCGGTTGCTTATGTCCGCCAATACAAGATTGAGGCAGGCAAGGCGCAGGTGCAGGATTTTTACTATCCATCGATGAAAAAATATTCTGATCCTTATGAAGTACCTGCCGGTCAGATTAAGGTTTTTGTGCCGGCGTTGGATAACGGTACGCTAACCCTGTGGCATTTCAACGGTCAGAAAAAGATGGTTGGCAGCTATCGCAACGGAAAACCGCATGGCGAATGGGTCAACTGGTATCCAAACGGCAAAAAATCTGCGGTGATGCCTTATCAAAATGGCCTGAGTGAGGGTGTGGGTTCCCGCTATTACCGAAATGGTGTGAAAGAAAGCGAAATTCAGTTTAAGCACGATAAAGCCAATGGCCATTGGAAACAATGGTATTCAGACGGCAGCCCGAAAACCGAAATGATGATGAGCAATGACAAACCGACGGAGATTATTAGTTGGGATGAAAATGGCCGCATCGTGTCTGAATTGAGTATTCGCAACGGTAAACGCAGCGGCATTATTTTGGATTGGTATGATGATGGTGCGAAGAAATCTGAGCTGGTTTATAAAGACGACCAGTTGGTGAAAAAAACTTTTTGGGATACAGACGGATACGTTCTCGAATGA
- a CDS encoding adenine phosphoribosyltransferase, whose translation MLIHPEVMGVEALADKIRKIENWPQKGILFHDITPVLQSAEYFRLLVDLLVYRYMGQKVDVVAGLDARGFIIGAALAYQLNVGFIPIRKKGKLPFDTVSQSYALEYGEATVEIHTDAIKPGARVLLVDDLVATGGTMLAGVELIRKLGGEVIEAAAILEFTDLDGGKKIRESGVPLFTLCQNKGCM comes from the coding sequence ATGTTGATTCATCCTGAAGTAATGGGCGTAGAAGCTTTGGCGGACAAAATCCGTAAAATTGAAAACTGGCCGCAAAAAGGAATTTTGTTTCATGACATTACTCCCGTTTTACAAAGCGCAGAATATTTCCGCCTGCTGGTCGATTTACTGGTTTACCGCTATATGGGGCAAAAAGTTGATGTCGTTGCGGGCTTGGATGCGCGCGGCTTCATCATTGGTGCGGCTTTGGCCTATCAGCTGAACGTCGGCTTTATCCCTATCCGCAAAAAAGGCAAACTGCCGTTTGATACGGTTTCTCAAAGTTATGCTTTGGAATATGGCGAAGCAACGGTAGAAATCCATACCGACGCCATCAAGCCGGGCGCACGCGTTTTGTTGGTAGATGATTTAGTGGCAACCGGCGGCACAATGCTGGCAGGTGTCGAGCTGATCCGCAAACTGGGGGGTGAAGTAATCGAAGCAGCTGCCATTTTGGAATTTACCGACTTGGACGGCGGCAAAAAAATCCGTGAAAGCGGCGTGCCGTTATTTACTCTATGCCAAAACAAAGGCTGTATGTAA
- the gmk gene encoding guanylate kinase: MQNHKKGNIYIISAASGTGKTTLVSRLLKNHDDIRVSISHTTRQPREGEAHGVHYHFVPKEEFESLIDQRAFLEHANVFGNYYGTSIAGVNSLSEEGYDVILEIDVQGAAQVRKSLPEASSIFILPPSFEVLAQRLIGRGTDSEEVIQTRLSKARHEIEQSVLFDYVVVNDDLDRAEADLFHIIKAGRLKKSSQQGFISNLLENS; this comes from the coding sequence ATGCAAAATCATAAAAAAGGCAATATTTACATCATTTCTGCCGCTTCCGGAACAGGTAAAACGACCTTGGTGTCGCGCCTGTTGAAAAATCATGACGACATCCGTGTTTCCATTTCTCATACTACGCGCCAGCCGCGTGAGGGTGAAGCACATGGTGTACATTACCACTTTGTTCCCAAAGAAGAATTTGAATCGCTGATTGATCAAAGAGCCTTTTTAGAACACGCCAATGTGTTCGGCAATTATTACGGCACCAGCATTGCCGGCGTGAATTCGTTGAGCGAAGAGGGCTATGACGTAATTTTGGAAATTGATGTGCAAGGTGCGGCGCAAGTGCGTAAATCGTTGCCTGAAGCCAGCAGTATTTTTATCCTGCCGCCTTCCTTTGAAGTATTGGCGCAACGTTTGATCGGCCGTGGTACAGACAGCGAAGAAGTTATTCAAACACGCCTTTCAAAAGCCCGTCATGAGATTGAGCAATCCGTTTTGTTCGATTACGTTGTCGTGAATGACGATTTGGATCGTGCCGAAGCCGATTTGTTCCACATTATTAAAGCAGGCCGTCTGAAAAAATCCTCTCAACAGGGATTTATCTCAAACCTGTTGGAAAATTCCTAA
- the rpoZ gene encoding DNA-directed RNA polymerase subunit omega yields the protein MARITTEDCTGKIPNHFDLTLVAARRARQLENGNTPLVDDIRNNKPTVTALREIAAGQIGTELLTRNK from the coding sequence ATGGCCCGTATTACTACTGAAGACTGCACAGGTAAAATCCCTAACCACTTCGACCTTACCCTCGTTGCCGCCCGTCGCGCACGCCAATTAGAAAACGGCAATACGCCTTTGGTTGACGACATCCGCAACAACAAACCAACCGTTACCGCCCTGCGCGAAATCGCAGCCGGACAAATCGGAACCGAGCTGCTGACCCGCAACAAATAA
- a CDS encoding RelA/SpoT family protein, with amino-acid sequence MPAPLPTAPYDPLTAEARELLFRTASYLNTNEQAELERAVAYAFHAHDGQTRKSGEPYITHPLAVATQLAIWHMDVQGLCAGVMHDVLEDTGVTKVEMAAEFGDTIAEMVDGLSKLEKLKFEDHAEHQAESFRKLILAMTKDVRVIVVKLADRLHNMRTLGSMRPEKRRRIAKETLEIYAQIANRIGLNNAYQELQDLSFQNLHPRRYETLKKAMNNSRKNRRDVVGKVLRAFGQRLVGVNIEAKIKGREKNLYSIHQKMLAKKLRFAEVMDIYGFRVIVNSIPACYAALGALHNLYHPKPGRFKDYIAIPKSNGYQSLHTTLVGPYGLPIEVQIRTREMDAVAEGGIAGHWIYKSGENTPDQAVLHMNRWMKNILDLQASSSNAIEFLEHVKVDLFPNEVYIVTPKGDILTLPKGATPIDFAYAVHTNIGHKTVAVRINNVMMPLRTKLKTGDTVEIITSEHAKPNVAWLNFTVSSRARSAIRQYIKNLNRHDAVVLGENLLQKALSSLLPKDILLSDDLKEKYLADLNTKQTSFEEVLYNVGMGHTLPVHVAMHIAELAGQHFGSTVKLSPIKVNDQETGRIHFAECCHPIPGDAIRALLVKDKGMIIHRDTCQTLVKADPEEQLDAGWDSLRNQTYRTILNVKSEDAHGLLASMAQAISNSGADIESVDTPTKAQAGTEGFVEFKFTIKVKDLDQVNQIIHAMHANPNIRKVIRG; translated from the coding sequence ATGCCAGCCCCACTGCCTACCGCCCCCTATGATCCGTTGACAGCAGAAGCGCGCGAGCTTCTGTTTCGCACCGCATCCTATCTCAATACCAATGAGCAGGCCGAGCTTGAAAGAGCCGTTGCCTACGCTTTCCATGCCCATGACGGACAAACCCGTAAAAGCGGCGAGCCCTACATTACCCATCCCCTTGCCGTTGCCACGCAGCTTGCGATTTGGCACATGGATGTTCAAGGCCTCTGCGCGGGCGTTATGCATGATGTATTGGAAGATACGGGCGTAACCAAAGTCGAAATGGCGGCAGAATTCGGCGATACCATTGCCGAAATGGTAGACGGCCTCTCCAAACTGGAAAAACTCAAATTTGAAGATCATGCCGAGCATCAGGCGGAAAGTTTCCGCAAGCTTATCCTCGCCATGACTAAAGACGTGCGCGTCATCGTCGTCAAACTTGCCGACCGATTGCACAATATGCGCACCCTTGGCTCTATGCGTCCGGAAAAACGCCGCCGCATCGCCAAAGAAACCCTCGAAATCTATGCTCAAATCGCCAACCGCATTGGCCTGAACAATGCGTATCAAGAGCTTCAAGACTTATCGTTCCAAAACCTCCACCCAAGACGCTACGAAACCCTGAAAAAAGCCATGAACAACAGCCGCAAAAATCGCCGCGATGTTGTCGGCAAAGTGTTGCGTGCATTCGGTCAGCGTTTGGTTGGTGTCAATATTGAAGCCAAAATCAAAGGCCGTGAGAAAAACTTGTACAGCATCCATCAAAAAATGCTGGCTAAAAAGCTGCGTTTTGCCGAAGTAATGGATATTTACGGCTTTCGGGTCATCGTAAACAGCATTCCTGCCTGTTATGCCGCGTTGGGCGCATTACATAATTTATACCACCCCAAGCCCGGCCGTTTCAAAGACTATATCGCTATTCCGAAAAGCAACGGCTACCAAAGCCTGCATACGACCTTGGTCGGCCCTTACGGTTTGCCGATCGAAGTGCAAATCCGTACGCGTGAAATGGATGCCGTGGCTGAGGGTGGTATTGCCGGTCATTGGATTTACAAATCCGGTGAAAATACTCCGGATCAAGCCGTCCTCCATATGAACCGATGGATGAAAAATATTCTCGACCTGCAGGCTAGTAGCTCAAATGCCATCGAGTTTCTAGAGCATGTCAAAGTCGATTTGTTCCCCAACGAAGTCTATATCGTTACCCCGAAAGGCGATATCCTTACCTTGCCTAAAGGTGCAACGCCGATTGACTTTGCCTATGCAGTTCACACCAATATCGGTCATAAAACCGTTGCCGTGCGTATCAATAACGTCATGATGCCGTTGCGCACCAAGCTGAAAACCGGCGATACGGTAGAAATCATTACTTCCGAGCATGCCAAGCCTAATGTAGCATGGCTGAACTTTACCGTTTCCAGCCGTGCGCGAAGCGCCATCCGCCAATACATTAAAAATCTGAATCGTCACGATGCCGTTGTTTTGGGTGAGAACCTGCTGCAAAAAGCTTTATCCAGCCTGTTGCCTAAAGACATCCTGCTTTCAGACGACCTCAAAGAAAAATACCTTGCCGATTTGAATACCAAACAAACCTCGTTTGAAGAGGTTCTTTACAATGTCGGTATGGGGCATACTTTGCCGGTACACGTTGCCATGCACATTGCCGAGTTGGCAGGCCAACATTTTGGCAGCACGGTCAAGCTCAGTCCGATCAAAGTCAACGATCAGGAAACCGGCCGGATTCATTTTGCCGAATGTTGCCATCCGATTCCCGGCGATGCGATCCGCGCCTTATTGGTCAAAGACAAGGGTATGATTATCCACCGAGATACCTGTCAAACTTTGGTCAAAGCCGATCCGGAAGAGCAACTGGATGCGGGTTGGGACAGTTTGCGCAATCAAACGTACCGCACCATCCTCAACGTCAAATCCGAAGATGCGCATGGTTTGTTGGCCTCAATGGCGCAAGCGATTTCCAATTCCGGTGCGGACATCGAATCTGTCGATACGCCAACCAAAGCGCAAGCAGGAACAGAAGGTTTTGTAGAATTTAAATTTACAATTAAAGTCAAAGACTTGGATCAGGTTAATCAGATTATTCATGCAATGCATGCCAATCCGAATATCCGTAAAGTGATTCGAGGATAA
- the recX gene encoding recombination regulator RecX codes for MKPPKTLRARALDILSRQEVSRVGLKRKLAPHAESEEELEKVLDEFAERNWQSDQRYAEAYIHSKSNRYGTLRLKQALAQQGIDADDCREFLPGREDELQTAISVLRKKFKQEAQDLKEKQKQARFLAYRGFGADTIQTALKTAWNEDENFYQ; via the coding sequence ATGAAACCTCCCAAAACCTTACGCGCCCGCGCCTTGGATATTCTTTCCCGTCAGGAAGTCAGCCGTGTCGGCTTGAAACGCAAACTGGCTCCCCACGCTGAAAGCGAAGAAGAGTTGGAAAAGGTTTTGGACGAATTCGCCGAACGAAATTGGCAATCCGACCAACGTTACGCAGAAGCCTATATTCACAGCAAGAGCAACCGTTACGGCACGCTCCGCCTCAAGCAAGCCTTGGCGCAACAAGGTATCGATGCAGATGACTGTCGGGAGTTCCTACCCGGCAGGGAGGACGAGCTGCAAACCGCCATTTCCGTCTTGCGTAAAAAATTCAAGCAGGAAGCTCAAGATTTGAAAGAAAAACAAAAACAAGCGCGTTTCCTTGCCTATCGCGGCTTTGGTGCCGACACCATTCAGACGGCCTTAAAAACCGCGTGGAATGAAGACGAAAACTTCTATCAATAA